From the genome of Nicotiana sylvestris chromosome 1, ASM39365v2, whole genome shotgun sequence:
TATACTCCAGAGCAATCCAGCCTTTTACACTTTAGCAGTAAAAGTCTCTGagtttcaagatcttcaatttgagTAGTCTATTCAATTTGAGTAGTTTTCATTGGATTTTCTACCATTGTAAATGCAGAAATAGTAAGTTTGATGATATTTGGAGGAAATGCTTCCACGTTGGGTAGTTTTTTCAGTGGTATGTGCTCAATATTCAGCTTGGTGAGATGATGATAGTCAGCAAGGTTCAATGTCTGTGCATAATATGTACTGCTGATCGCCCCTGTCACGCTTGTATACATTCTGTCATCAAAATTTCTGCATCCATCAATGCCCTCAATACCTCTTCTGAGATATATCTTATCTTCAATCTCCTTAAAGTGATGAATTTAGAGAAACAGCTTGGTTTCAAATTCTTGGATCGTACATTGTACAGTGTCTGGAGATTTACTGAATACACCTTAATCTGGAAGGGACAGATTTTTGTGCTTAAATCTGCGTGTGAGAGAAAATGAGGATGTGAAGTTAGTAGTATATCCAAGGAGGAGAAGTTCCTTTTAGTTTAATGTAACTTAAGTGGTTCATGTTGCTGGTTGATTCCCTAGTAACCACTGGTGAAACATATGATAAGAATGGagcctaactcaaccccaaaagctagcttaTGAGGTGAGTATTGCCCAAGACCATATAAAGAGACCAAGACACCCATTCTCTACCGATGTGGGACACAACTCAACAACATAGGAGTGAAACATTGCAAAGCACGAATCAGGGAGCTTCAGAGTTTGAAGTGACATACTCGGTGACATGTTGAGGATGGAGAACAAGTCTACGTATTCTGGTACTAGTAGCACCAAAAAAACTCTGTTGTCTACCTTCTGAAAAAGTTGCTCTCTTCAGCCAGTGTACTGCGAAGATCATGAAATAGAAAACTTTTGATCCTTCCATCAAATCCTCTACTAGCAACCTGGATTAGATTCCGAGCCACCAAGTTGTTTAGGTAGTCTACACCAAAATCTGTTGCATCCATTCTCCTTTCAGTTCCTATAAATTTCTCAGCAACCCACATGTTGATTAATTCAGAAGCATTTATTTGTGTATCCTCAGGAAATTAAAGAGTCCAAAATAGATCAAAATCTTTGAGAATTTATCTTGATCATCTTGACCTATTTTTTTGCGTATCCCATTCCATTCAAGTACGCAACATATCTGCTGTCATTTCAAAAGGCTAAAGGCATACCATCACATCATCTTGGAGAATAGTGATCAGCTATTTCTGGATCTAAAGGTTACAATTTATGAAATGATTTTTCACCTCCAATGTATCTACCAATATTATTATTTCGTAAAGTAATAATAAGCCTACTGCCACTTTTACAGTTGTTGGGGAAGACAAGATTCAAAACCATCCCAAGTTCTAGTATTCCTAGTGTTATCCCATGAACTATTAAAATTGGTAAATGACCTTTTACAACGGTAAATTGGTAAATAACCTTTCGAGAAGAATGAAGTTGGGGTGCAACTTCAGTTCTTTCACCGTTAATATAAAAATTGTCTCATGCTAGTTTTAGGCCTTTTACTGAAGTTGCCTGGGCTTAATTAGACAAAATTAGAagactttttctttctttcttttccattCCATTAAATTGAAATGGGGCTAAAATAGACCCCATTTGGCGAAGAACTCGGGATCAACTATACATGAACATGATGTGATCTGATGGTGGCGTCGTCTGAAAGTTGACCTATAGCCTGTTTGGTCAGAAGTACTTACTTTTAAAAGACAACTTATGTTATAGAATTGATATATTTGATCAAGCTCTCAGGGAAAAAATGCTATTGATCGATAGTAGCAGAAGTTGTTTTTCAGACaccgaaaaatataatttttctcCAGAAGCACTTCCGGAACGTCGTCCAAGTACAATTTGCTTATCTAATATAATGAAAAAagtattttttagattaattagtcaaatacttctttccaaaaataattttttttttgaaaaacactttcGAAATTAACAAATTTTAAATGTTTGGCCAAGCAGGACGTTCACCTCCATATGTGACACAAAGAATAGAAATTATTACTAGTAGTTAGTTCAACTAGGAACTACAACTTCGAAGGATTGGACACTGTAGATCCTAAATGGTACACTCAAGTGTATTATTTAATGGCGGCTTTCCTATTTGTGGAAAAACTAGTTGCCACTTGCATGCACTGAGAAATTATTTTATGGAGGCTGCGCTTAACTATAAGTTTGCagtttaaataataataaaactttaCAACGTCAAATTGGTGGAATCTTTGGTACGTGTTAACTATGTTAAAAGTAATTCGTACTTCGCAGAATAATTCCAAAAATTAGAATAGCGATTTTATCATCTAATCAACTATAGATCTAAGTCGAAAATATACCTTGAGTATAGATTTTTACTTACCAGCCTTTCAGCTTCTTCCAGAAATAAGAGTGGAAATCAACGGTAGCAGATAACGTTGAGATATGATCTTGTAGTAATTGACACCTAACGGGACTGCTTTCCTTTAAAATATAGATGATAATATCAGTTATAAGGATGCTTTCACTTTCTAATTAAAGCATATTCTGATTCGGTTTTATAGAATTTGATAGAAGTTAGACAGCATCCCTCCAATTAAACAGGTTCGATTACTCAACTTCCCGTCTACTTAAACAAATTCAACTCTTTTCGCGTACTATATTTATGTTAAAATACACTGGTAATAATGTATAAAactatatgtatgtatataataTAACTTCATGATTTATCAAAGTTGGTCAAATTATGATCATGGCTATAATAGTTGTTCATCAATAGATAGATTTTTTTAATGGCGGCTTTTGTTTCTTTAACGAATATGATCTAACGTTCTTTGAATTAACGGAGCTATAATTTTATACTATTCTTTTCAAATATGGCTAAAGAGTTTGCTAACAAGTTGCAAACTTTGTAACTCAGCTATATTCTTCCCTATAAAAATCATCCTTACTATGCTTTGTTTCTCACCAAAACACAAAAATGGGATTCTTAACAACAATAGTTGCTTGTTTCATTACCTTTGCAATATTAATTCACTCATCCAAAGCTCAAAACTCCCCCCAAGATTATCTTAACCCTCACAATGCAGCTCGTAGACAAGTTGGTGTTGGCCCCATGACATGGGACAATAGGCTAGCAGCCTATGCCCAAAATTATGCCAATCAAAGAATTGGTGACTGCGGGATGATCCACTCTCATGGCCCTTACGGCGAAAACCTAGCCGCCGCCTTCCCTCAACTTAACGCTGCTGGTGCTGTAAAAATGTGGGTCGATGAGAAGCGTTTCTATGATTACAATTCAAATTCTTGTGTAGGAGGAGTATGTGGACACTATACTCAGGTGGTGTGGCGTAACTCAGTACGTCTCGGTTGTGCTAGGGTTCGATGCAACAATGGTTGGTTTTTCATAACTTGCAATTATGATCCACCAGGTAATTTTATAGGACAACGTCCCTTTGGCGATCTTGAGGAGCAACCCTTTGATTCCAAATTGGAACTTCCAACTGATGTCTAATGAGTGCACGTACATGAACAAATTATCATGaataaaggaaaataaaatgCAGTGCTATGCTATGTGATTTTAGCTTCCCAGTTGGATAATAATCTGATGGTGTAGTAACTGGCCGAGTGTTTGGACCCTACCTTGCATGTTGGTAGATGGAATCAGTTTATATATGAGTTTTCTGTTGGCTTatgttatttttattaaaatcttATTCTAGTTTTACAGTTTTTTATTCgcgtatgggtccaaatttgatcGACCACGACCTATGACGAGTACAACAAACGACCGGGTACCTTCGAATCGGCGTCCCAAGGGAAACGACCCTAGGGCGAAAGAAGAGACTGTATGACTCTTGTAGTAGTGTAAgcccattaggggacattaaGAATATTCCGCCGAATACTAATTGTATTTTGTTTCTTACAATTCGGAAGGGTTTCtctctagtatataaaggggacaAAAAACCTTGTAAGTGGCGGTGGATACTCTGAGAAGCTTACTAATCTTGGATGAAAAGAAAAACTCTCTTCTCTTTATCTATTAttattctagagattattatcttcagctacgatttaccccttcatctttgattgatttgttcaaaaaggttttaacatcttttgagtcaaacaatttggcactGTCTATGGGGATTTCTATAGCTAAAATCATAGTTCTCATCTAGATTTCTGAAAGTGATAATTACTTTTCTTCAAACCTCATAAAAATCAACAATGGCGGGAAAGGAAGTGAAGCTAAAGGCGGTAGCAGATGTCTCGAATAATCTCCTGAACTCCCTCAACGAAGACGGCAGAGAAGACAATGAGAATACAACACCAAGCGCTACACCGGAGGGGAAGATCTCACCTCTTCCACACGGGGATCTAACGATCTTGCGCGAAAGGGGAGTTTCGACATCCACAGCAGGGGAAACACCACCAACACTCAAAAGGTTACTAGAATAATGGTTAACGAGTGCTTTGAGCAACATGCTCGAGAAACCCACTCAAAGAGATGTCGAAGACGTGCCACCTACAGAAATCGCAGCTAcgatctgtcacacctcctttttgcctacgcccgcaggggcgtaaaggagtttttccaattaaaggacaaatcgaaatgagattt
Proteins encoded in this window:
- the LOC104236047 gene encoding basic form of pathogenesis-related protein 1 → MGFLTTIVACFITFAILIHSSKAQNSPQDYLNPHNAARRQVGVGPMTWDNRLAAYAQNYANQRIGDCGMIHSHGPYGENLAAAFPQLNAAGAVKMWVDEKRFYDYNSNSCVGGVCGHYTQVVWRNSVRLGCARVRCNNGWFFITCNYDPPGNFIGQRPFGDLEEQPFDSKLELPTDV